The nucleotide window GGGCAATCTGCCAAGACGCACTGGGCCACCGTAGCAGATTAGAGCCTATTCCTTCTTCATGgcagtacaacaaaaaacacggaCCTCATTCCCCGGAGGCCAAAGAGCGGGCAGGCAAGCTTGGCGGCAGAGGGTGCTAAGAATCACCGGGTTAATTATGGCTGCTTACGGGCAACGGACTTGGCTATGCTAGACCAGAATACAGTTACTCCGGCTTCCCcctgcatcccaaaaacatgcatggtaggttaattgaagactctaaattgcccgtaggtgtgaatgtgagtgcagatggttgtttgtttatatgtgccctgcgattggcagggtgtaccccgcctcctgcccgaagataactgggataggctccagcactcctgcgacccttgtgaggatcgGGCGGATTGCCCTGGGttcctcggtgtgggacgtgacCCATCCACCGGGCTACTCTCTGTTgtgctccttccagaatttctctttcacctctaggtcgcatcctacctgtggggcatagccactaataacattatacataacaccctcaatttcaagtttcagcctcatcactcgatctgatctcatcacttttcacctccaagacattcttagccaactcttcttttaaaataaccccgactccatttctcttcccatctacaccatggtaaaataatttaaatcctgCCCCtcaacttctagccttactgcctttccacctgctctcctggtcacacaatatataaacatttcttcaaatcatcatgtcaaccaactcccgagcttttcctgtcatagtcccaacattcaaagtccccacagtCAATTCTAGGCTTTGTGCTGTTCTCTTTCTGCCTGtaaacccactttccacctctccttcgtctttgacccacagaagctgaatttccacctgggccctgtaggttaactgtgccgggggcggacgttgttaacccgggccacgaccgaacccgttatggaattctttagatgaacgctcatatttgtttggcaaagttttaaaccgaatgcccttcctgacacaaccctctgcatttatacGGGCTTGGGAAccgcctacagtttgcactggcttgtgccccccatagggctggattattttctttgtcgtgtgttcaattgaaaatacagcggctgaaataagtatttaacacgtcaccaattttctcactaaatatacttccaaaggtgccattgacctgaaaatttcaccagatgttgggaacaacccaagtaattcatATATACAGAGAGGCTGggagaggccacctcatccacacgcagcatcagcaccggggccccccaaggttgtgtcctctctctgctgcttttctctctctacacaaacgactgcacctcaacgcccccggctgtcaaactcctgaagtttgcagatgacaccacagtcatcgatctcatcaaagacggtgacgagtctgcgtatcgacaggaagtggactgGTTGGagttgtggtgcggccgacacaacctggagctgaacacgttcaagactgtagagataatCGTGGACTtaaggaggcatccttcgccacagctgcccctcacgctgtccagctgccttgtgtcgaccgtcgagaccttcacgttcctgggaattaaagtctctcaggacctgaaatggGAGATCAACagcaactccgtcctcaaaaaggcccagcagaggatgtacttcctgcggcttctgagaaagcacggtctgccaccggagctgttgaggcagttctacacagcggtcatcgaatcagtactgtgttcttccatcacagtctggtttggtgctgctacaaaaaaggacaaacaccgactgcaacggacaatcaaaactgctgaaaggattgtcggtaccctcctacccacccttgaggacttgcacgctgccagaactaagacaagagcgtgcaaaatcctctcggaccctccacatcccggtcaccagctcttccaactccttccctcaggtaggcgctatcgaacaatgcaaactaaaactagcagacattccaacagcttcttccctcttgcaatcaatttcttaaacacctatcctacaattccattgcaacatgctggcaatttttttgtcttgagttgtcacatttctgtcgggccaattatatattactcgtgcactcactctagtagtctcaccacactgcactatttgcatatctgttgttgaccaatagtggccactcacgtgcctgagtagcatctgcaccatttgcacaatcgacattgtcccagattatcgcactactagtcactttgaaatgcatacatttcttgaagtctcggcacgctttgcacaacggtcattgcaccggactattgcaatattagtcattcaaactgctctcattgctagagaactctgcatctttttgcacaattgtcaaaaaaataataataattgtaccggcatgaCCAGATtatagcaaccttttattgctcagtgtctttatttctcaaaagtattctgtcaattgagtgtctgttgtcgtactagagcggctccaactaccggagacaaattccttgtgtgtttttgacatacttggtgaaataaagatgattctgatttctttgtatgtatggattacttgggttgttcccaacgtggtgaaattttcatgtcaatagcacctttggaaatatattgggttgaaaaggatttgcaaatcattgtgtatgtttttatttacattttacacaatgtcccaacttcattggaattggggtttgtacttgTGGTTTTGTATGTATGTTATTGTCAAAGCGTTGACTGAACTAAAATTCAGAACTCTGACCCAGCAACATTCAGTTATACATCAATAATTATTTAGTTAAATAGTGTTTTTGTTCTTCACCTCTATAGGAAGAACGTGATCTCTGCCTCCATGTCACCAGCCATACTGGAGCAAGCACTCACTGCAACTCCAGATCCATGGAACGTTTGCTGCTTGGATTTGCATTATTCGAGGCCAAGCCTTCATGTCTCCAACTCCAACCTGTTGTACAGTTTGAGCAAAAGACTGTTCGATTAGGATGTAGCCAGTATTGTGCAGTAAGGCTTTGCTTGTCATCTGCTGTGACCAGAGATCTAGTTCCAATATTAGCCCTGAGTGGTATAAAAGCTCTTTTTGTGATGAAGAGAATATATTGAAAGAGAATAAAGCCTTTTTGGTAAACATTTGTGTTGGGATCTCGTGAATGTACTGTTtgggaaacatccatccatctgtcgaTTTCCCATAcagctgatcctcactagggtcgcgggcgtgctggggtataactcagctgactctgggcgagaggcagggtacacaaaccctgaactggtcgccagccaatcaaagggcacatatagacaaacaaccatgcaaactcacattcacacctaaatttagagtcctcaatcaacctaccatgcattttctttgggatgtgggaggaaaccggaggacggggagaacatgcaaactccacacagacgaggccggacttgagcccgggtcctcagaactgtgaggcaggtgtgctaaccagtcggtcactgtgtcGCACTGTTCGGGAAAGAatgtttagttaaaaaaaaaaaacacaagctagTTCACAAATCTTTAAGGAAACATACCTTCAAGACTGCCAAGTTTGCTGCAGGCGTATgctgtaaacaaaacatttatgcaGGACAATTTATTACCAGGTGAGTTAGTTAACAAACACCAGGCTTTCCTCAAGTCACATGACTGACACATTAATGCCTATAGACAATTTAAGCAGGTGTTTTAACATTTCTACCTTTTccagtaataaaaatatattttgtctcTTTAATCCTTTATTGTAATGCCCTGATGCATGccatgtttaattttatttctagACTGTCATGGAGTAATGAAAAGTAGTTACAGGTTGGACTTTGGACACCTGTTTGAGTCTAAGATGAATGATTGTTGAAGGAGCTGGAGTGAACCCATGCGAAGAGCAAGGCGTAGATGTAAACATTACATAAAAGGGCCCAAGTTTTCAAATCTGGCTGGGATGTAACAGTGTTGACTatgttttttaagaacaaacacAACACCAGCGTGTTCATTTAGGGGTTAAAAAAATAGGCCAGAGAAAGtctcgttttttttattttttaataaataaattgtaaattcAAGTTCATGTTCTCCAGTGAGTTGATGAGACTGGAGGtcgatttttttccctttttcttttctttgggaGGGGAGGCAcaatgtcaaatctgtttgccaAACACATGGAAATTAAATGGCTGGTTTACTGTAGAGCAGGCCTGACTGATACCATCCCCAACCTGTTTGTAGTGTCCTGGTTTACTTGCCAGACTGTCCAGGGATTGTTTGAATCAAAATGAATTGACCTGACAGTTATATGAAATGTAGTGTCAGTAACAGTAGAAAGCAGTGGAAACATATGACAAGCTCGAGCAGGAGATATCCACCAAAGGCACGACAAACAATAGCCCCCTTCTCACTCAGCCAGTAATGACGAATCAATAGCtgctgattaaaaaacaaacaaaaaaaaaacactactgtGAAAGCGCTGGTTTGAGATCATGGTGTTTTGCTAAAAGGTAGCTGAGCGCATGGATGCACTGCTTGTGTCTCAAGTGTTAAGATAGCAGTGTGATCGTTCCTGCCATCTTGTTTTAGGGCCGGTGTCCTGTCCATCTTGTTGGGTACTGGTAGAGCTGCCAGAGATTTGGGGCCCCAATGAAAAATTATCACTTAGGGCCCCACCACTTCTGTGTCATGATTGAAAATCACACCCCTGTCAGACATGGGCTCTTTGAATAATCAATACTCCCACCCACCCCTGGTTGCTTAACATATCAAATTGAGTTCTGtattatttattgcactgaaccCCAGTCTACAGTTGTGAAGTGTAATTTAGTCGAACATTTTTTAGCCACAAATCTATAATCCTACAATTTATTTTATGCACCATAACAAAgtgtctttttattattattattttatagacCCCAAAGTCGGTGATCCAGGCAATAAGAGACACCATTCTCTTTACTCCAGTTTGGACACATCAAAATGATTTGGAATAAACGTTTGAAATTAATTCTCTAATAGTGTGGTGTAATAAAGACAAGAACTTATTAAAATGGGCATTAAAAAAGCTTGGGGTCCATCTGCTGACAGAAGAGGCTGCACCCTGCACAGTACTAACATATGCATTCCTTTCAAGATTTGTTTGTACAACCCTTTAACGGCATTTTCCTTTCCTTGTTGTTAATCTCACTGTGTAAAAATGGCATCATGCCTCTCACCTACAGTTTTCTTAGAAGGTTGAACTTTGAGCTTGGTGTTGTATTGTTGTCTAGCGAGGATCACATCACAGTAGCTTATTGATAAGAACACCAAAACCAATGCTGAGACAAAGCATCCTCTAAATAACACTGACACTGTAACTCCTCCCCGAGGCCACTGGCACTTGATTTTATAAGATTCATGGCCTCCCAAGGATTTCAAAGTGATGTCCATTTAGAATATAAAGATGCTctgagggaaaataaaaaaacatctgaaaaataatgtttaaagCTAATGGCAGTAACATTCAGTTTGAGTCCTCAAAAACAATTGTATAAATACATGTGATTGTTTAAATCAATTTGCAGCAATTTGTCTTGTACAGGCATCGGTTTCAACGATAAATATTCTACATTTATATGTTGGTTATGGTATATATTGAGGTAACATCTTGGCAAGAGGGAGTGAAGGTGAGTGAGAGAGCTCTTGAAAGTACACTTGGCTGTGTGTAAAAGCCTTACAAACATGCATTAGACAAAAGTGAGAATAAGCTACACGTGCTAGTGTGTACATCCCTTTTTGTTTGTACcattcagtttaaaaaataaataaataaataaaaaatgctcagAGCATTGTAAATACTGGATCATGAAGTGCTATTCAGGCCATTGCACGAGGCCTCCGCGCGGCTCCTCCAGCTACAGGTGGTGCAACGAGGTTATGGAAGCAGTTCCTGCAACGTTAAATCGTCAACTTTGTTCACAGCGACGATGTGCTCCAGATGTTGAAGGTACCGATCCTGGTCTCGCATGAAATGTGGAATTCTGGGGTTGTTGATGACTGTCAAGTGCCGCAGCTTCTCCACATCTTCATAGGACACCTGCAGGGGTGAATGTTGTCAGTCCATACACCCAGGTTCAGGTTTTGgttttggattgtgggaggaaaccggaatgcctggagaaaaccaacgcaggcacggggagaacatgcacactccatataggcggggccaggatttgaaacccggtccccagaactgtgtggcggatgtgctaaccagtcgtccaccatgccggcaGAATTTGATATCAACATCAGTGAAATACATTGGCTAAATATGTGGAGAATACATAAAACAACTACCTGCTCTCGGATGTGGAAGGAATTTGCCTGGAAGAATCTTGTAAGGTTTTTTATTACCTCAAAGTTAAAAAGCAAGCAACTAAAAACACATCAAAGATGTTGGTGTGATTGTGGGGAATTAAATGTGGATCATTCACATATATTTTGGAAATGTACAAATATGATTGggttttggaagaaaaaaaaagaagaagaaattaggCGAAGGAGACTATTCCATCAAAGGCCTCCAATCTTTCAAATGGAAAAATTGACTCACAGACCTCGACTACAAGAACCACAGTTGAACACGTGGGGAAACTTGactatttatacatataaaagcGATTGCTAATACGCaggtttttgtttacatttgaaccatgtttttgttttgttttgcttttaaatttGTGTACaattttgttcaaactaaataaaaatgtaagcgAATGTttgctcagttgttcacaagcaaagatggggcgatattcaccactttgtgaacaaatgcacaagcaaatagtccaacactTTAAGAACAACCTCTCTCAGTGTACAATTGCAagtaatttagggatttcatcatcaaacGATTCAGATAATTGGGAGAAATCTCTACtcataagcggcaaggccaaaaaccaacgttacatgcctgtgacctttgatccctcaggagGCACTGCATTACAAACCGGAAATCATTGCGTAAAGGTTTTGcgcaattttggggggaaatcatGTCGTGTAGTATcttaatatttacagtacatacgAGAGAAGTGGACGCAgatttcccagcatgcctagcAGCatgttgtacatactgtagttgtgGTAATTGCATATCAATTGTAATGTTGGACATTTTTCTGTGTTTCCCCATAATAAGTGTGTGTtttactgacgttggttttcgtttttgttgtgttgtacCGTACGTAAGTGTAAGCTGTGCTCTGTATGactctttgcacattttcatagTGTAGCAAGTGCATAGCATGAGTTGCTGATGCTGGCGTCTTACTACAGTACTATGGAGTAAATGTACGGTGTATTACTTGCGTAATAGTGGGTCTGTGTATGTTTGCATTTATGATCATAAGATTTATGATCATTCATGACTAAGACTCTTTGTTCAAACCACACGAGGAAAATTATAGCTGTTCCAAACAGTAACATGTGGTGACATGTCGGCAATGAGGTAGATAGCTAAAGTATTTCATTCGTCATTATTAttcgtgccctgcgattggctggcaaccagttcagggtatacccagcctctcgcgcgaagatagctgggataggctccagcactcccgtgacccttgtgaggataagtggtatggaaaatggatggatggataattattatTCCTAATCCTCAGAGTAAAGCTGGAGGTCAAGGTTATTTCTTTagtctttgttgtgttggcacaGTTTAAAGGTTTGTATAGAGCAAacattctacaaccccaattccaatgaagttgggacgttttgttaaacataaataaaaacagaatacaatgatttgtaaatcatgttcaacctatatttaattgaatacacgacaaagacaacatatttaatgttcaaactgataaactattgtttttagcaaatcatcattaacttggaattttatggctgcaacacattccaaaaaagctgggacagggtcatgtttaccactgtgttacatcaacattcaataaacatttgggaaggcCAGTCTAGAACCCGCACTCttctactacgaagccacgctgttgtaacacgtgcagaatgcggtttggcattgtcttgctgaaataagcaggggtgtccatgaaaaagacgttgcttggatggcagcatatgtttctccaaaacctgtatgtacctttcaacattaatggtgccttcacagatgtgtatgttacccatgccattggcactaacacagccccataccatcacagatggtggcttttgaactttgcgtccataacagtccggatggttcttttcctctttggcctagAGGActcgacgtccacaatttccaaaaacaatttgtaatgtggactcgtcggaccacaggacacctttccactttgcatcagtccatcttagatgagctcgggcccagagaagccggcggcatttctgggtgttgttgagaaatggcttttgctttgcgtagtagagtttcaagttgcacttaccgatgtagcgccaaactgtatttactgacattggttttctgatgtgttcctgagcccatgtggtgatatcctttacacattgatgtcggtttttgatgcagtgccgcctgagggatcgaaggtcacgggtattcaatgttggttttcggccatgccgcttacatacagtgatttctccagattctctgaaccttttgatgatgatatggagcgtagatgatgaaatccctaaattccttgcaattctacattgaggaacattgtccttgaagttttcgattattttctcacgcacttgttcacaaagaggtgaaccacgccccatctttgcttgcgaatgactgagcaattcagggaagctcattttgtacccaatcgtggcactcacctgttcccaattagcctgttcacctgtgggatgtatAAAAGTGACACAGACCTTTCCTAACGAAGTCAACATCTTGAAGTCAATGTCCCTTCGATGCCGAAGTATCCGCAGGATCCCGTCTAAATAAACCTGGTCTTTACTGAAGCAGCCTGCAAATTAACGCACAGCATACAGGGTGCATAAAAATAAAGGCCTTAGAAATCAACAACTTAATGATGGTCTCACTTAACATATACAATATCTATCTTATTCGATACAGTCAGTGGtgagaagtaacaaagtacactACAAACACTAGTAGATTTTTttaaggtatctgtactttacttgagtatttatttttcttacggCTTCACTTTTACTCCCTCCATTTAAAAACGGATACATCTGT belongs to Phyllopteryx taeniolatus isolate TA_2022b unplaced genomic scaffold, UOR_Ptae_1.2 contig_24, whole genome shotgun sequence and includes:
- the kiaa0895l gene encoding microtubule-associated tyrosine carboxypeptidase isoform X7, whose translation is MECVLKKFGSYENFEEVTGGTVLPKSQVWATVRKYLQKEGCVGEVVVRLSDELLSQAVMMVESCRPTLTINLAGARQHWLEGMLRHEIGTHYLRGVNNSFQPWATAEGRKQFGLKPANPTEEGLASLHSVLLRKQPYLWRAALLYYTVFHAGSMSFSQLFSHVARFVQHPDVRWEYCLRAKRGQTDTSQPGCFSKDQVYLDGILRILRHRRDIDFKMLTSLGKVCVTFIHPTGEQANWEQVSATIGYKMSFPELLSHSQAKMGRGSPLCEQVREKIIENFKDNVPQCRIARNLGISSSTLHIIIKRFRESGEITVCKRHGRKPTLNTRDLRSLRRHCIKNRHQCVKDITTWAQEHIRKPMSVNTVWRYIGKCNLKLYYAKQKPFLNNTQKCRRLLWARAHLRWTDAKWKGVLWSDESTLQIVFGNCGRRVL